In Trifolium pratense cultivar HEN17-A07 linkage group LG7, ARS_RC_1.1, whole genome shotgun sequence, a genomic segment contains:
- the LOC123895841 gene encoding uncharacterized protein LOC123895841, translated as MVVPHPFGCQLGLVMFLSQFPFCGFFLSSQKECLVEEFYSNDGVNGNWSLFWRRTLFQWELDLLGSLKELLEPVRLSSVEDFWRWLPNTDGTFSINSSYNYLVKELRYSEGLDFEAAEVFKQLWESPTPSKVIAFSWQLLYDRFPSRSNLIYRGILAPDAPRDCVGCVGVVESSNHIFFHCSNTFFLVWNAIFRWIGVVVVIPPNSSVLFEVIRGAAKSNKDRQGFLMIWHATLWTIWKTRNNIFSNGSIDSTVMVDEIKVLSWRWSLATTKMSPCLFYDWTWDPGDCLSR; from the coding sequence ATGGTAGTTCCACATCCTTTTGGTTGTCAACTTGGATTGGTGATGTTCCTCTCTCAATTTCCTTTCTGCggtttttttttatcctctCAAAAGGAGTGCTTAGTGGAGGAGTTTTATTCGAATGATGGGGTTAATGGCAATTGGTCTTTATTTTGGCGGAGAACCTTGTTTCAATGGGAGCTTGACCTCCTTGGTTCTTTGAAAGAGCTTTTGGAGCCGGTGAGGTTGTCGTCGGTGGAGGATTTTTGGAGGTGGTTGCCGAATACGGATGGGACTTTCTCGATTAATTCTTCTTATAATTACCTTGTTAAGGAACTCCGGTATTCGGAAGGGTTGGACTTTGAGGCGGCGGAGGTGTTCAAACAATTATGGGAAAGCCCGACACCTTCAAAGGTAATTGCATTTTCTTGGCAATTACTCTATGATAGGTTCCCATCTAGGAGTAACCTTATTTACCGTGGAATTCTTGCCCCGGATGCACCTAGGGACTGTGTTGGATGTGTGGGTGTGGTTGAATCTTCTAACCATATTTTTTTCCATTGTTcgaacactttttttttggtttggaatGCGATCTTCCGTTGGATCGGGGTGGTGGTTGTTATTCCTCCAAATTCGTCGGTGCTTTTTGAAGTGATAAGAGGTGCAGCAAAAAGTAACAAGGATCGACAAGGCTTCTTAATGATTTGGCATGCAACTCTTTGGACTATTTGGAAGACGCGAAATAATATTTTCTCAAATGGTTCGATTGATTCAACTGTTATGGTAGATGAAATTAAAGTTTTAAGTTGGAGATGGAGTTTAGCTACAACAAAGATGTCGCCGTGTTTGTTCTATGACTGGACTTGGGATCCAGGAGATTGCTTATCCCGCTGA